The Methanothrix sp. genome has a segment encoding these proteins:
- a CDS encoding ATP-binding protein, whose translation MTRRAMGSGRRGEMYLGRGIDPASGRSTDSEVIYDARNLTSHGIIVGMTGSGKTGLGIVMLEEALASGIPCLILDPKGDMGNLLLNFPSLSPSDFLPWIDPAEARRRGIELEQLAMETAAGWRSGLEEWGIGPKRMQELAESSHYVIYTPGSVSGIPVNVVGSLIAPRLDWSVSSQAEIGRDEIEGLVSSLLVLARIDADPISSPEHILLANIIEKAWSEGRDMDLASLIAQVRHPPMRKLGVFEMESFYPQKERDRLAMRLNGLIASPSFAAWLQGPALDIERMLFNPQGLPQASIIYLAHLSDAERGFVVTLILSKLITWMRRQPGSPDLRALLYMDEVFGFAPPTAEPPSKKQILTILKQGRAYGVGMLLSTQNPVDLDYKAMSNAGTWMIGRLQTERDKARILEGMKSVSGQTDIRLFDRLISNLGKREFVLQSARLKEPVVFTSRWSISYLAGPLDRTQIERLARSLEKGGERTSAEAWAMNPALQEETAGDESQVAPRVDPATAVYYLNSSAPWASQVGSVPGGRRLEAGLVARVHLTFDDSKAAVNHTEEWEAVFFPLSKRFDPGKAINVDYDNRDLSSLPPEKAVYILPRADLERPSYFKEVKASLREHLLRNRRMSILRNPALGLYSRVGEPRPDFERRCAAAAEDKADREMAKLKDKYAASFSRMKSQLSNADRRVRELSADARQRQQEEIFGGAGDLLSGLLGGRRRSINLGRAASRRSMTVRTQERLRSAEEKKKEREIELEELENRLAEDISSISDRWKGMAGQIEEIEIPLEKTDIDVEEVGVLWIPVG comes from the coding sequence ATGACCAGAAGAGCAATGGGAAGTGGTCGCCGGGGTGAGATGTATCTGGGGAGGGGCATCGACCCGGCCAGCGGCAGAAGCACTGATAGCGAGGTCATCTATGATGCCCGCAATCTGACCTCACATGGCATCATCGTAGGAATGACGGGCTCGGGCAAGACAGGCCTTGGAATCGTCATGCTGGAGGAAGCCCTGGCCTCGGGCATCCCCTGTCTGATACTGGATCCAAAAGGCGACATGGGCAACCTGCTCTTGAACTTCCCCTCCCTCTCTCCCTCCGACTTCCTCCCCTGGATCGACCCGGCTGAGGCCCGGAGGCGGGGAATCGAGCTGGAGCAACTGGCAATGGAGACCGCTGCCGGCTGGAGATCCGGGCTGGAGGAGTGGGGGATAGGCCCCAAGCGAATGCAGGAGCTTGCCGAATCCTCGCATTATGTCATATACACACCGGGCTCTGTATCAGGGATTCCGGTCAATGTGGTGGGATCGCTTATTGCCCCGAGGCTGGACTGGTCTGTATCCTCCCAGGCGGAGATAGGGAGGGATGAGATCGAGGGGCTGGTCTCCTCTCTGCTGGTGCTGGCCAGGATCGATGCCGACCCCATCTCCAGCCCGGAGCACATCCTGCTGGCAAATATCATTGAGAAGGCCTGGAGCGAGGGGAGGGACATGGACCTGGCCTCCCTCATCGCCCAGGTAAGGCATCCGCCCATGAGAAAGCTGGGGGTCTTCGAGATGGAGAGCTTCTATCCTCAAAAGGAGAGAGACCGCCTGGCCATGAGGCTCAACGGCCTGATCGCCTCACCCTCTTTTGCCGCCTGGCTGCAGGGTCCGGCCCTTGATATCGAGAGGATGCTGTTCAATCCCCAGGGCCTGCCCCAGGCCTCGATAATATACCTGGCCCACCTCTCCGATGCCGAGAGGGGGTTCGTGGTAACCCTGATCCTCTCCAAGCTGATAACCTGGATGCGAAGACAGCCCGGCAGCCCCGATCTCCGGGCGCTGCTCTACATGGATGAGGTATTTGGCTTCGCTCCCCCTACAGCCGAGCCGCCCTCAAAAAAGCAGATCCTGACTATTCTCAAGCAGGGGCGGGCTTATGGAGTGGGCATGCTTCTGTCCACCCAGAATCCTGTCGACCTGGACTACAAAGCGATGTCCAACGCCGGAACATGGATGATAGGCCGGCTGCAGACGGAGAGGGATAAGGCCAGAATCCTGGAGGGGATGAAGTCCGTCTCCGGCCAGACGGATATCAGGCTCTTCGACCGGCTGATCTCAAACCTGGGAAAGCGGGAGTTCGTGCTTCAATCAGCCAGGCTCAAAGAGCCAGTGGTATTCACCAGCCGCTGGTCGATCTCTTATCTGGCCGGACCTTTGGATAGAACCCAGATCGAGAGATTGGCCCGCAGCTTGGAGAAAGGAGGAGAGAGGACCTCCGCTGAGGCCTGGGCAATGAATCCCGCTCTCCAGGAGGAGACTGCCGGGGATGAGAGCCAGGTGGCACCGCGGGTGGATCCGGCCACTGCAGTCTACTATCTGAATTCATCTGCACCCTGGGCATCACAGGTCGGGTCTGTGCCCGGCGGGAGGAGGCTGGAAGCAGGCCTTGTCGCCCGCGTCCATCTCACATTTGATGACAGCAAAGCAGCAGTCAATCATACAGAGGAGTGGGAGGCGGTCTTCTTTCCTCTGAGCAAACGCTTCGATCCGGGAAAGGCGATTAACGTCGATTATGACAATCGAGATCTCTCCAGTCTGCCACCTGAAAAGGCCGTTTACATCCTGCCCCGGGCAGATCTGGAGAGGCCCTCCTACTTCAAAGAGGTCAAGGCCTCTCTGCGAGAGCACCTCCTGAGGAATCGCAGAATGAGTATCCTCCGCAACCCTGCTCTGGGACTGTACTCCAGGGTGGGCGAGCCCCGGCCTGACTTCGAGAGACGGTGTGCTGCGGCGGCAGAGGATAAGGCAGACAGAGAGATGGCAAAGCTGAAAGATAAGTATGCAGCCTCCTTCAGCCGGATGAAGTCCCAGCTCAGCAATGCCGATAGAAGGGTTCGAGAGCTTTCTGCAGACGCCCGCCAGAGGCAGCAGGAGGAGATCTTTGGCGGTGCAGGCGATCTGCTCTCAGGACTTCTGGGCGGCCGGCGCCGCTCCATAAACCTGGGCCGGGCAGCTTCCCGGCGCTCAATGACAGTCCGCACTCAGGAGCGGCTGCGCTCTGCAGAGGAGAAGAAGAAGGAGAGGGAGATAGAGCTGGAAGAGCTCGAGAACAGGCTGGCAGAGGATATCTCTTCCATCTCTGATCGGTGGAAAGGCATGGCAGGTCAGATCGAAGAGATCGAGATTCCCCTGGAAAAGACAGACATAGATGTGGAAGAGGTGGGCGTCCTGTGGATTCCTGTGGGATAA